A window of the Sporosarcina sp. FSL K6-2383 genome harbors these coding sequences:
- a CDS encoding PBP1A family penicillin-binding protein, with amino-acid sequence MQRVVYLKKVKRRKAIKRLLLLSVTMLTAVLTVFLLLRLYAQVTGAPSLSVPKASVFLDKSGKQIGDRFTVERRYWVDLDEMSPFLIDAVIATEDKNFYSHNGFDYRRIAGALLKDAKAGRKVEGASTITQQYAKNLYLTFEKTWKRKFDEALYAYRMEIFYDKDVILEGYMNTVYFGHGMYGVEAASKFYFGKPAKELTLEESAVIVAIAKGPSIYSPIESPENSQKRKALVLSLMEAQGYITARQEERANLEQITLKTREWADSKRVAPYFLDEVWREAEKVLTTKGRSPAEGGWTIRTTLDPHHQQSAEEVIAKWMPKSDLQIGFISIEPGTGYITSLVGGVDYSESPFNRVTQAKRQPGSAIKPVLYAAALEEGFNPLTFLSTEKTIFTYDEGRSTYEPSNVNGKFAGHPISLAQALAISDNIFAVKTLEEIGYKNFSKMAEKLGVNITLPESPAVALGTSDVTLSDMTSAYNRIASGGTEIKPMTILSIADSEGKTVYEHPKQSKKHVISEQDASVLTHLMTGMFDPVFNDYTSSTGLSMRQKQTRPYAAKSGTTISDQYLIGFTPSLTAGIWTGFDVGKQLADAQDKAASKKIWIDFMETVHSGKPAEPFIPPQGVNGVIVDVETGGIAVNECEKQRLVYVKEKDMPQKLCTDKTLREQRSSGEDDGGKLELFPFSFFE; translated from the coding sequence ATGCAACGGGTAGTGTATTTAAAAAAGGTAAAGAGACGTAAGGCTATCAAGCGGCTATTACTCCTCTCCGTTACGATGCTAACGGCGGTACTAACCGTTTTCTTATTGCTACGATTATATGCTCAGGTTACGGGAGCCCCCTCTTTAAGTGTGCCAAAAGCTTCCGTCTTTCTCGATAAAAGCGGCAAGCAAATTGGCGATCGCTTCACAGTTGAACGGCGCTATTGGGTTGACCTTGACGAGATGTCGCCCTTTCTAATCGACGCAGTCATTGCGACGGAGGATAAAAATTTTTATAGCCACAACGGCTTTGATTACCGACGAATTGCTGGGGCATTGCTGAAGGACGCTAAGGCAGGACGCAAAGTCGAAGGGGCTAGCACAATTACTCAGCAATACGCCAAAAACTTATATTTAACGTTTGAAAAGACCTGGAAACGAAAATTCGATGAGGCACTCTATGCATACCGTATGGAAATATTTTACGACAAGGATGTCATTTTAGAAGGTTATATGAATACGGTTTATTTTGGACACGGCATGTATGGCGTTGAGGCAGCTAGTAAATTTTATTTCGGAAAGCCTGCGAAAGAATTAACGTTAGAAGAATCTGCCGTCATCGTAGCGATTGCCAAAGGTCCTTCAATTTATTCGCCTATTGAAAGTCCTGAAAATTCGCAGAAGCGGAAAGCACTTGTCCTTTCACTTATGGAAGCACAGGGATACATCACCGCACGTCAAGAAGAGCGGGCAAATCTTGAACAAATTACGTTGAAGACACGTGAGTGGGCAGATTCGAAGCGCGTCGCTCCCTATTTTTTGGATGAAGTGTGGCGGGAAGCGGAAAAAGTACTAACTACCAAAGGACGCTCCCCCGCTGAAGGTGGTTGGACCATCCGCACAACATTGGACCCGCATCATCAGCAAAGCGCGGAGGAAGTAATCGCTAAATGGATGCCGAAAAGTGATTTACAAATCGGATTCATATCCATCGAACCAGGCACGGGCTATATTACATCACTTGTTGGCGGAGTAGATTATTCGGAAAGTCCATTTAACCGAGTCACACAAGCGAAGCGACAGCCCGGCTCCGCCATTAAGCCTGTGTTATACGCTGCGGCACTTGAGGAAGGTTTCAATCCACTCACTTTTTTATCGACCGAAAAAACCATTTTTACGTATGACGAAGGACGTTCAACTTATGAACCGAGCAATGTGAATGGCAAGTTTGCAGGACATCCTATTTCTCTCGCACAGGCATTGGCTATTTCTGATAATATTTTTGCTGTTAAAACGCTCGAAGAAATTGGCTATAAAAATTTTAGTAAAATGGCAGAAAAACTAGGCGTTAACATCACACTTCCTGAATCACCCGCTGTCGCACTTGGCACATCGGATGTTACGCTGTCCGATATGACAAGTGCCTATAATCGAATTGCATCAGGCGGCACTGAAATTAAACCGATGACAATTCTATCCATTGCAGATTCTGAGGGCAAAACGGTGTACGAGCATCCGAAGCAAAGCAAGAAGCATGTTATTTCTGAACAGGACGCATCCGTTCTTACTCATTTAATGACAGGCATGTTCGATCCTGTTTTTAATGATTACACATCCTCTACCGGGCTTTCCATGCGTCAAAAACAGACACGCCCCTATGCTGCAAAATCAGGAACAACGATTTCCGATCAATACCTAATTGGCTTCACGCCCTCGCTAACAGCAGGTATTTGGACAGGGTTTGACGTTGGTAAACAATTAGCTGACGCGCAGGATAAGGCCGCTTCCAAGAAAATATGGATTGATTTCATGGAGACGGTGCATAGCGGCAAGCCGGCCGAGCCATTCATCCCCCCACAAGGAGTCAACGGCGTCATCGTCGATGTGGAAACGGGCGGCATTGCGGTCAATGAATGCGAAAAGCAACGGCTCGTTTACGTGAAGGAGAAGGATATGCCTCAAAAACTGTGTACGGATAAGACGTTGAGAGAGCAGCGATCCTCTGGCGAAGATGACGGTGGTAAACTCGAGCTATTTCCGTTTTCATTTTTTGAGTGA
- a CDS encoding DUF1934 domain-containing protein translates to MHIKKDGELVETQDRVRKVDIQLHSSIRHPGQDQESHEMNLVGQLIEKKGIYYLKYEEQQNGQLVLTTVKMGAEDALIFRSGAVTMRLPFISNGERLGNYGNGPASFNLLVKTTLLEFNEQAGRFHVAYELYAEGSLLGIYELTITYTEGTI, encoded by the coding sequence ATGCATATTAAAAAGGACGGTGAGCTTGTGGAAACGCAGGATAGAGTACGCAAGGTGGATATCCAGCTCCATTCGTCAATCCGGCATCCCGGACAGGATCAGGAGAGTCATGAGATGAACCTAGTTGGTCAGCTCATCGAAAAAAAAGGAATCTATTACTTGAAATATGAAGAGCAACAAAATGGTCAACTCGTTTTGACAACGGTCAAAATGGGTGCGGAGGACGCACTGATATTCCGTAGTGGCGCAGTGACGATGCGGTTGCCTTTCATTTCAAACGGTGAGCGGCTGGGGAATTATGGCAATGGTCCGGCATCATTTAATTTACTTGTCAAAACAACTCTACTTGAATTTAATGAACAAGCCGGACGTTTCCACGTAGCCTACGAGCTATATGCGGAAGGATCTTTACTTGGCATATACGAATTGACCATTACATATACGGAGGGAACAATATGA
- the argS gene encoding arginine--tRNA ligase, producing the protein MNAVEQIQQEVKSALRAAVIAAELVEEAAIPEIMLETPKSKDNGDYATNIAMQLTKLAKKPPRAIAEAILEQLDTSGTSIESVDIAGPGFMNIKLATDYLGDIVKTVLEQSENYGRSTSGANEKIQVEFVSANPTGDLHLGHARGASLGDSLSNVLDFAGYDVAREYYINDAGNQINNLAYSIEARYFQALGLDTKMPEDGYHGKDIIGIGEELAKEFGDKFVNVSEQERFDYFRKHGLDFELAKLKKDLADFRVSFDVWFSETSLYENGKIDVALDKLRANGHVFEEDGATWFRSTTFGDDKDRVLIKNDGTYTYLLPDIAYHEDKLFRGFDKLINIWGADHHGYIPRMKAAIEALGYDRDTLEVNVAQMVQLYKDGEKFKMSKRTGKAVTLRELVEDVGLDAVRYFFAMRSGDSQMDFDLDLAISQSNENPVYYAQYAHARISSILRQANETGLSASVDNVSLLQAEKELELLKKIGDFPKVVSDAARMRIPHRLATYIQELAATFHSFYNAEKVLDLENRDLSEARLALITATRTTIANALKLIGVSAPEKM; encoded by the coding sequence ATGAACGCAGTAGAACAAATTCAACAAGAAGTAAAATCGGCATTGCGCGCAGCGGTTATTGCGGCTGAGCTTGTAGAAGAGGCAGCGATACCGGAAATTATGCTGGAAACACCAAAAAGTAAAGACAATGGAGATTACGCGACAAACATTGCGATGCAGCTCACAAAATTGGCGAAAAAACCACCCCGTGCTATTGCAGAAGCGATTCTTGAACAGTTAGATACATCCGGGACATCTATTGAATCCGTTGATATTGCAGGTCCTGGATTCATGAATATTAAATTGGCAACGGATTACTTAGGGGATATCGTTAAGACAGTTCTTGAGCAAAGTGAAAATTATGGTCGTTCAACTTCTGGGGCAAATGAAAAAATTCAAGTCGAGTTTGTTTCAGCTAACCCGACTGGCGATCTTCATTTAGGGCACGCACGTGGTGCATCACTTGGCGATTCCTTGAGTAATGTCCTTGATTTTGCTGGTTATGATGTCGCGCGTGAATACTATATTAACGACGCCGGCAATCAAATCAATAACCTTGCTTACTCAATTGAAGCACGTTATTTCCAAGCGCTTGGTTTGGACACAAAAATGCCAGAAGACGGCTACCATGGAAAAGACATTATTGGAATTGGAGAAGAGCTTGCGAAAGAATTCGGTGATAAATTCGTCAATGTTTCTGAACAAGAACGTTTTGACTATTTCCGTAAGCACGGACTTGATTTTGAATTGGCAAAACTGAAGAAAGACTTGGCTGATTTCCGCGTATCATTCGATGTTTGGTTCTCAGAAACATCATTATATGAAAATGGTAAAATCGATGTAGCACTCGACAAGCTACGTGCAAACGGTCACGTTTTTGAAGAAGATGGCGCAACATGGTTCCGCTCTACGACATTCGGGGACGATAAAGATCGTGTACTTATTAAAAACGACGGCACATACACGTATTTATTGCCGGATATCGCCTATCATGAAGATAAATTATTCCGTGGCTTCGATAAGCTGATTAACATTTGGGGTGCCGATCACCACGGCTATATTCCTCGTATGAAAGCCGCAATTGAAGCACTTGGCTATGACCGTGATACGTTGGAAGTAAACGTAGCACAAATGGTGCAGTTATATAAAGATGGCGAAAAGTTCAAAATGAGTAAGCGTACAGGGAAAGCAGTTACTTTACGAGAACTTGTGGAAGATGTTGGTCTTGATGCAGTTCGTTATTTCTTCGCCATGCGTTCAGGCGATTCGCAAATGGATTTCGACCTGGACTTAGCCATTTCTCAATCCAATGAAAACCCGGTGTATTATGCACAATATGCACATGCACGAATCTCTTCGATTTTGCGACAAGCCAATGAAACAGGACTTTCTGCGTCTGTGGATAATGTTTCTTTATTGCAAGCTGAAAAAGAATTGGAATTACTAAAGAAAATTGGAGATTTCCCGAAAGTGGTCAGTGACGCTGCAAGAATGCGTATACCACATCGCCTCGCAACGTATATCCAAGAATTGGCTGCAACATTCCATAGTTTCTACAATGCAGAAAAAGTATTGGACCTCGAGAATCGCGACTTGTCAGAAGCAAGACTTGCACTTATTACGGCAACACGCACGACCATTGCAAATGCATTGAAACTGATTGGTGTTTCTGCACCGGAGAAAATGTAA
- a CDS encoding ABC transporter substrate-binding protein has protein sequence MKKIWRLWLTSILAVFLLAACGTTATDDKPEVNATAQEDVVEAAFPVTLTDAVGNEILFEKAPATIVSMTPSNTEILFALGLATEIIGVNDYDDYPEEALAKEKIGSMQFDVEKIIAMDPEIVFAHESGLGAGENGLQQLRDAGVSVFVVKNALDFEETYGTIVTIGQATGKTAEAEKIVADMKVKVEEVTAKLASVDNEKTVFVETTPAPEIYTPGNNTFMNQILEMVGAENIAADQEDWFIMDPEEIVNRNPDVIVVMYDYIDTAVEDVYKRDGFDSITAIKNQAVVQVNENKTSRTGPRLAEGLEEIAKAIYPEAFDE, from the coding sequence ATGAAAAAAATATGGCGATTATGGCTGACGTCAATACTAGCAGTGTTTTTACTCGCTGCATGTGGGACAACTGCAACAGATGATAAGCCGGAAGTAAATGCAACAGCACAAGAAGACGTTGTTGAAGCAGCATTTCCAGTAACATTAACGGATGCAGTAGGCAATGAAATACTATTTGAAAAAGCACCTGCAACAATCGTTTCTATGACTCCAAGCAATACGGAAATACTATTTGCACTTGGACTTGCAACTGAAATTATTGGTGTCAATGATTATGATGATTACCCAGAAGAAGCATTGGCCAAAGAGAAAATCGGTAGTATGCAATTTGACGTTGAAAAAATCATTGCCATGGACCCGGAAATTGTTTTTGCACATGAGTCGGGGCTAGGTGCAGGCGAAAATGGTCTACAACAACTCCGTGATGCAGGCGTATCTGTATTCGTTGTGAAAAATGCACTGGACTTCGAAGAAACATACGGGACGATTGTAACAATCGGACAAGCAACAGGTAAAACAGCAGAAGCTGAAAAAATTGTTGCTGACATGAAAGTGAAAGTTGAAGAAGTGACAGCTAAACTAGCGTCAGTCGACAATGAAAAAACAGTCTTTGTTGAAACAACCCCAGCTCCAGAAATTTATACACCAGGTAACAATACGTTTATGAATCAAATCCTTGAAATGGTGGGAGCAGAAAATATTGCCGCAGACCAAGAAGATTGGTTCATAATGGATCCGGAAGAAATCGTTAACCGCAATCCTGATGTCATCGTTGTGATGTATGACTATATCGATACAGCTGTCGAAGATGTTTATAAACGTGATGGCTTTGATTCCATTACGGCTATCAAAAACCAAGCAGTTGTTCAAGTGAATGAAAACAAGACAAGTCGCACAGGCCCACGTCTTGCAGAAGGCTTGGAAGAAATAGCAAAAGCCATCTATCCAGAGGCGTTTGATGAATAA
- a CDS encoding iron ABC transporter permease gives MNKSSVAYIVSIATLLAVVWLGVSIGSVNIPISTLWSSGVDEKATNILWKIRMPRVVLAGLVGASLAIAGAAFQGLLKNPLADPYTLGVSSGASVGAVMTLFFGISIPVLGTYTLPIFSMVGAALTMFLVLGFARLVDHSMTMETIILTGIIFGSFLGSVLSLMIALTGEELRQIIGWLLGSVSMRGWNYVTMILPFVIIGSMMLWLCRRELNAMLFGEERAHHLGVNVRRRKFMILIGGSILTGAAVAVSGTIGFVGLVVPHMTRLLWGADHRHLLTLSFLNGASLLIICDLIARTIISPTELPVGVITAFIGAPVFALIFYKQRRRGAM, from the coding sequence ATGAATAAATCTAGTGTCGCCTACATCGTATCCATCGCCACGCTCCTGGCGGTGGTCTGGCTCGGTGTATCAATCGGTTCTGTGAATATACCGATTAGTACGTTATGGAGTTCGGGAGTGGATGAGAAGGCTACAAACATCCTATGGAAGATTCGTATGCCGCGCGTCGTATTGGCAGGACTTGTCGGTGCGTCGCTGGCGATTGCAGGAGCTGCTTTTCAAGGGCTACTCAAAAATCCGCTCGCTGATCCATACACCCTCGGAGTGTCATCCGGCGCCTCTGTCGGCGCTGTGATGACGCTTTTTTTCGGTATTTCCATTCCGGTTTTGGGCACTTATACGCTACCCATTTTTAGTATGGTTGGTGCGGCACTGACAATGTTCCTTGTATTGGGCTTTGCTCGTCTTGTCGACCATTCGATGACGATGGAAACCATTATTCTGACAGGTATTATCTTCGGTTCATTTTTAGGCTCAGTACTATCGCTGATGATTGCGCTGACAGGGGAAGAACTGCGCCAAATTATCGGCTGGTTGCTTGGCAGCGTGTCCATGCGCGGCTGGAATTATGTCACGATGATCTTGCCGTTTGTTATTATTGGCTCCATGATGTTGTGGCTATGTCGCCGTGAATTAAATGCTATGCTGTTTGGCGAAGAACGTGCGCATCATTTAGGCGTCAATGTCAGACGTCGGAAGTTTATGATTTTAATCGGCGGATCTATTTTGACCGGTGCGGCAGTCGCTGTCTCTGGTACAATTGGCTTTGTAGGACTTGTTGTCCCGCATATGACACGTCTCCTATGGGGGGCAGATCACCGTCATTTATTAACATTATCGTTTTTGAACGGTGCATCATTACTTATTATTTGTGATCTGATCGCACGGACGATTATTTCGCCAACGGAATTACCAGTTGGTGTCATTACGGCATTTATCGGTGCGCCGGTATTTGCATTGATATTTTATAAACAACGCAGGAGAGGGGCTATGTGA
- a CDS encoding adenosylcobinamide amidohydrolase: MLQVDNLTGGYGKDPIVKSVTFSVKKGEVLGILGPNGSGKSTLLKLISGILPKQEGSVVIDGQQASDYSQKEFARKVAVLPQLHAHAFSHSVHETVSLGRYPHQSGLFSSWSTDDERAVDEAMQHMTITRYMHTSIELLSGGEQQRVFVAQALAQEAPVLLLDEPTNHLDIAHQQQLLDIIRRQAVEKGLTVVSVFHDINLASLYCDRLLLMDKGQIAAIGTPQDVVKEYAIEQVYQARVKTQAHPELPKPQITLLPDTKDEVIPFTVTLDDFTVSSDYVALRTAGPLKTMSSAVHNAGTGWYRAFVNRHVDANYDSDDVKVEMAAYLEQQGFHGTDTVGMMTAVMTEHVEMEQYKGDFGTILIAVTAGVGNAVDVSEALTRDREQRIGTINTWIIVNGTLSDEAFIQAMITATEAKAKALQMEAIQDPQTGTIATGTSTDSLLVAATQQGEFLSYAGPITPLGKLIGHGVYTCTVRAIRAYKQAKGWTT, encoded by the coding sequence ATGCTGCAAGTGGATAACTTAACAGGTGGCTACGGCAAGGACCCTATCGTAAAGTCTGTCACATTTTCGGTTAAGAAAGGTGAGGTCTTAGGTATTTTAGGACCGAATGGTAGTGGGAAATCAACGCTGTTAAAGCTGATTTCGGGTATTCTTCCGAAGCAGGAGGGTTCTGTTGTCATTGACGGTCAACAGGCGTCCGATTATTCACAAAAGGAATTTGCTAGAAAGGTAGCTGTTTTACCACAGCTCCATGCCCATGCCTTTTCGCATTCCGTCCATGAAACTGTCTCGCTCGGCAGGTATCCACACCAGTCTGGACTTTTTTCGTCTTGGTCCACGGACGATGAGCGGGCTGTCGATGAAGCGATGCAGCATATGACCATTACGCGCTACATGCATACGTCTATCGAATTATTATCAGGCGGGGAACAGCAACGTGTTTTCGTAGCTCAAGCGCTTGCCCAGGAAGCACCGGTTTTATTGTTAGATGAACCGACGAATCATCTCGACATTGCTCATCAGCAACAATTATTGGATATCATTCGCAGACAAGCTGTTGAAAAAGGGCTCACCGTCGTGTCAGTATTCCACGACATTAATTTAGCGTCGCTGTATTGCGACCGCTTGTTGTTGATGGATAAAGGGCAAATTGCCGCCATTGGAACACCGCAGGACGTAGTGAAGGAATATGCAATTGAGCAAGTCTATCAAGCACGAGTGAAGACGCAAGCGCATCCAGAGCTACCGAAGCCGCAAATTACTCTTCTTCCCGATACGAAAGATGAGGTAATTCCATTTACTGTCACACTCGATGATTTTACGGTGTCATCGGACTATGTCGCCTTACGGACAGCAGGTCCATTGAAAACGATGTCGTCTGCTGTGCATAATGCAGGAACTGGCTGGTATCGTGCATTTGTTAACCGCCACGTGGACGCTAATTACGATAGTGATGATGTCAAAGTTGAAATGGCGGCCTATTTGGAACAGCAAGGTTTTCATGGAACAGACACGGTCGGTATGATGACGGCGGTCATGACAGAACATGTGGAAATGGAGCAGTATAAAGGAGATTTCGGTACGATTTTAATCGCGGTAACGGCTGGAGTTGGTAATGCAGTTGACGTGTCGGAGGCACTCACCCGCGATCGTGAGCAACGCATCGGTACGATTAATACATGGATTATTGTCAACGGTACATTATCTGACGAGGCATTTATTCAAGCGATGATTACTGCGACAGAAGCAAAAGCCAAAGCGCTACAAATGGAAGCAATCCAAGACCCACAAACGGGTACCATTGCAACGGGTACGTCTACGGACAGCTTGCTTGTAGCTGCAACGCAGCAAGGCGAATTTCTGTCCTATGCAGGACCGATTACACCGCTTGGCAAATTGATTGGTCATGGGGTCTATACGTGTACAGTTCGAGCAATCCGTGCCTATAAACAAGCGAAAGGGTGGACAACGTGA
- the cbiB gene encoding adenosylcobinamide-phosphate synthase CbiB, with product MPAHFIAIAIGFLLDRIIGDPPTWPHPIRWIGNFISKLTSLLNKGRFRTEKGALTLFGTVGIVFIAVFVIVAFAYQIHLFAGILVESVLIAVGLAQKSLRDAALSVYKPLVAKDLPEARTKLSWIVGRDTDNLKESEIARGAIETVSENTADGITSPLFWAFLLGAPGLWLYKTVNTLDSMIGYKDERYEKFGKFSARADDVLNFIPARVTGFLIIFYSPNEGKLGMMKRFVGWNRDARRHPSPNSGFLEAATAWQLGVTLGGQSTYRGKVSERPEIGPGTMPPTAAHIKSTIKQMHMVSFVFWLTMMVIGVFFYAIA from the coding sequence ATTCCAGCTCATTTTATAGCGATTGCGATTGGTTTTTTGCTGGACCGAATAATCGGTGATCCACCAACCTGGCCACATCCTATTCGCTGGATAGGGAACTTCATTTCAAAACTGACTTCTTTGTTGAATAAAGGGCGGTTTCGCACAGAAAAAGGGGCGCTAACGCTCTTTGGCACAGTTGGTATCGTCTTCATCGCTGTATTCGTTATCGTCGCATTCGCCTATCAAATCCACCTTTTTGCAGGTATCTTAGTAGAAAGCGTTCTCATCGCCGTTGGGCTGGCACAAAAAAGTTTACGCGATGCAGCATTAAGTGTTTATAAGCCACTTGTTGCAAAGGATTTACCAGAAGCGCGTACAAAGTTATCGTGGATTGTCGGTCGAGATACGGATAACTTGAAGGAAAGTGAAATTGCGCGTGGAGCCATTGAAACAGTATCCGAAAATACAGCAGACGGCATTACATCACCGTTATTTTGGGCATTTTTACTCGGTGCACCGGGGTTATGGTTGTACAAAACGGTCAATACACTTGATTCGATGATTGGTTATAAAGATGAACGCTATGAGAAATTTGGCAAGTTTTCTGCACGTGCAGATGATGTCCTGAACTTTATCCCAGCACGAGTGACAGGCTTTCTTATTATTTTTTATTCGCCGAATGAAGGCAAGTTAGGCATGATGAAGCGGTTTGTGGGGTGGAACCGAGATGCTAGACGACATCCTAGCCCGAATAGCGGTTTTTTAGAAGCGGCAACAGCTTGGCAGCTAGGCGTTACACTAGGTGGTCAAAGTACATATCGAGGCAAAGTATCTGAACGACCAGAAATCGGTCCAGGTACGATGCCACCAACAGCAGCACATATTAAATCGACCATTAAACAAATGCATATGGTCTCCTTCGTTTTTTGGTTAACGATGATGGTGATAGGGGTGTTTTTCTATGCGATTGCCTGA
- a CDS encoding aminotransferase class I/II-fold pyridoxal phosphate-dependent enzyme, whose product MRLPEHGANPHHVYAKLGVDVPARVLDFSENVNPAGPPQTVRVMWPNLLAEMGTYPDPVGEPFLTAVADFHDIDKSQLFVGNGAAELLALIAERYRDKRAIVVHPTFSEYEATLRAKNVEVIRVIASELDGFKLPVDEVKQAMATAPVLYLCTPNNPTGVMPAQEDLGAIIRHGAEVGCDVVLDEAFIDFVDEKLSFIASIKNHSHVIVVRSMTKMYAIPGIRLGYVVAHPSIIEGIKRLAPHWNVNGMAARIGAACLPEESFRQQAIQHSNQQREQFTSFLKGYGCTVTDSVTNFLTFKINQDANKLYLDLLERGIVLRHSENFRGMDGRWFRIGMKNGTDMAALQEELKRWFAVN is encoded by the coding sequence ATGCGATTGCCTGAACACGGCGCAAACCCGCACCATGTATACGCGAAGCTAGGCGTTGATGTGCCAGCTCGCGTGTTGGATTTTAGTGAAAATGTCAATCCAGCTGGTCCACCACAAACTGTTCGTGTGATGTGGCCGAATTTATTGGCGGAAATGGGGACCTATCCAGATCCGGTGGGAGAACCGTTTTTGACCGCAGTCGCTGATTTTCATGACATTGACAAGTCACAGCTTTTTGTCGGCAACGGGGCTGCAGAATTGCTGGCGCTTATCGCGGAGCGTTATCGAGACAAACGGGCGATTGTTGTCCATCCAACGTTTTCTGAATACGAAGCGACATTACGCGCAAAAAATGTTGAAGTCATCCGAGTAATCGCTTCGGAACTAGACGGCTTCAAGCTACCTGTCGACGAAGTGAAACAAGCGATGGCAACAGCTCCCGTACTCTATTTATGCACACCGAATAATCCAACAGGCGTCATGCCTGCACAAGAGGATTTGGGTGCAATCATTCGTCACGGCGCTGAAGTTGGCTGTGACGTCGTGTTGGACGAAGCCTTCATTGATTTTGTCGATGAAAAGCTGTCGTTCATTGCGTCCATAAAAAACCATTCCCACGTCATCGTCGTCCGCTCGATGACGAAAATGTACGCCATTCCGGGCATCCGACTCGGCTATGTCGTGGCGCATCCATCTATCATTGAGGGTATAAAGAGATTAGCACCCCATTGGAATGTTAATGGTATGGCTGCCCGGATTGGGGCGGCTTGCTTGCCAGAAGAATCGTTCAGACAGCAAGCAATTCAGCATAGTAATCAGCAACGCGAACAATTCACGTCATTTCTTAAAGGCTATGGTTGTACGGTGACGGATTCCGTGACGAACTTTCTAACTTTTAAAATAAACCAAGATGCTAACAAGCTTTACCTAGATTTATTAGAACGGGGCATTGTGCTGCGGCACTCCGAAAATTTTCGTGGCATGGATGGTCGTTGGTTCAGAATAGGCATGAAAAACGGGACGGATATGGCTGCATTACAAGAGGAGCTGAAGCGATGGTTCGCGGTAAACTAA
- a CDS encoding bifunctional adenosylcobinamide kinase/adenosylcobinamide-phosphate guanylyltransferase: MVRGKLTFISGGVRSGKSAFAERLLVDEVRQTGGRLIYIASGRATDPEMQSRIDRHRHDRAPQNWTTLEQPTKLEEALPAIQQGDYVLWDCLTTWLANELYDGWETGKPCIHQDGCMEQKAQQLHETIDTLLTQVSHLVIVSNEVLDELASTYEETNRYRYWIGQIHQQLVATAGTAIEMDYRVATYWKRE, translated from the coding sequence ATGGTTCGCGGTAAACTAACGTTTATAAGTGGTGGTGTTCGCAGCGGGAAAAGCGCTTTTGCAGAACGATTACTTGTTGATGAAGTACGGCAAACTGGTGGACGCTTAATCTATATCGCCTCGGGCCGAGCGACGGACCCGGAAATGCAGTCGCGCATTGATCGACATCGACATGACCGTGCTCCTCAAAACTGGACGACATTGGAGCAACCAACGAAGCTAGAGGAGGCATTGCCCGCCATTCAACAAGGTGACTATGTCTTATGGGATTGCCTGACAACTTGGCTGGCCAATGAATTATACGATGGCTGGGAAACAGGAAAGCCTTGCATTCATCAAGACGGTTGCATGGAACAAAAAGCACAGCAACTTCATGAAACGATTGATACGCTACTGACTCAAGTGTCGCATCTCGTCATTGTCTCTAATGAAGTGTTGGACGAGCTAGCTTCTACCTACGAAGAAACAAATCGCTATAGGTACTGGATTGGACAGATTCATCAACAACTCGTAGCAACAGCAGGTACGGCTATCGAGATGGATTATCGCGTAGCGACCTATTGGAAAAGGGAGTGA